tattcacTTTCCAAGTAATCGGTACATCTGTGTTTAAATTTCTAAACATATTTTTAGCAAAAATATGCGATCTTGaactaaaatttgtttatttattaacttACCCTGGGCATATGAGTATTGCTTTCGTCTCATATTTTTTGAAAATCACTGTGCGTATAACTGGTGGTGATGGAATAGGCATTCCTTGAACTACAGAATAGATACCAGCACTATTGTTGGCACTTTCAAGAACATTTCCATGTTTATCGCGCACCTCAAATATCTCGTTTTTTGAACATTTTACCTTAACAGAAAATATATTAAAGTGCGtaaaatttgtaatatatttttaaatattaaatgtatatgtatacccCGTTCATGAAAAGATGGCACGGATTTGAGATATGGGGGAACTCGCTCTTAAATATAATCCAATGTATAGTAGACAGATGGGATATCAGGTGCGGGGATTAGATCCCTACAAGTTTTTCTGTGCCATCTTTTTGTACACAtatttgcaaaatttttaaataccTTACAATACTTAATCATTAATTCTGTTTTTCTATTTTTGACATCTGGCATGTCTCGAATCTCATTTGGTACATATTCACTTTTACATGGTAATTGATTCCTAAATACGTGTAAAGCCATCTTAATCTTACTTATAACATTTTCACTTAAATTCGTTGTTTGATCTGCACTTTCTGAACTAGGCTGATCGATTGTTTCAGTTTGTTCGTCTATATCTTAATATatcattaaaaattatttcgtaAGATCTCATATCTTATCTTGATCTCTATCTCTCAGAAACTGTACCTcgtcttttaatattttcacgcgaagaaataaaacaatatcCATAACGATTTTTTCTTCCAACTATATCACACGTAGAACATTGAGTCCATGTAGTCCACGTTGTAGAAATAAGTAAATCATATTTTGATAACATTTTTTCTGGTACCGCATGAGGTTTATGTGGTGCAGTGTCAGGATGTACTATATTTATTTCTTCGGAGTCATGCTCGATTGAAAGATAATAAACTGTTGATAATGTATCTCCCAGCTTACACCAATATCGACCAGCTTGATCAGgctatacaattttatattattatcataaatatattaattttttttgttCTGTTCATTTATGTTTATTTATGTatcataaatatacatatataaatacaacaaatttatacgtatatttatactttgatattgtatattattaattttttgtcATCTGATGAAATTATAATGTTGTCTGATTCTTCtataagtttgttagtttcatTACTGGGCATTACAGAATTATTGCTGTCAAAATACCACTCAAAATTATCGTTCATATATGTTTCCATTGGTGAAATACATATTGGACATTTCAATCTGTAATTACATGAATTAATAATTACAGagttatttcattcaaacaAGCGTACGTTTAGCGTACATGACTGTTGTTCCCTCAAGAGCTATAAGTGCAATTGGGTACATCATTCTCTCTGTTGTGATTTCATTGTATGTTCTTTTCAAACATTCATAATATTCTTCCCACAACTGTTTGTGCATTATCCTGAGAGTACCATTTGCTCTTggatattcaaattcatttgtatCGATCAATAACTCAGTCCCTTTGCATAAATGTAATTTTATAAAGTCACAAGTGTTTAATACTactaaatataatgtttattatttttatttaccttTTTGTTTGTCAAATATTTCAATCACTTTTTTACGTAGTTGGTCATATTTTCCCCTAAAATTGATTCCCACTACAATTTGGgatgcaatataatataaaacgtAAAAAGATATGATAAATCCTACATGCATGTTGCACATAAATCAATGTGTATTTGTAGCATGTGATTTTAATAACATGAAGTTTGTAATACAATAACATGTTGTTTAATATCTTTATTGTTTTGAAAATACGAGCACAttactcgcgcgcgcgcgcgcgaaagtAATAGATCAAACAATCATGTCAGCAAATCGTGAATGTTATTTACACAAAAAATCAAATGTACGTCTTTTGTGTACAAAGGAAAACAACAATTTTGATAATCAGCAGTTTGTGAAAGTTACGCCTCTCAATATTAGTTATGTATCTCGTATAGATGTTTTGGAAAAggaaaaaatgaataatattatgtatattaaagAGTTTCGAAAAGAAGCAAAAAAGGCAAGATTAAAATCTTTGTATGGCACAGATGATTTTGGAAGAATTAAGCCTAAAACTCGACGTCAACATATAAAAGAATTTATAGTGAATACATTAAACGATAGTAGATTTATGGCTATAGATTAACATGCCATCTGAAATATGAAAGAAGACTAATtaactaataatattaataatatttctactATCATTCTCATAAAAATTAATGTGTAGAAGTTATCGATACAAAAAGAATTGTAAATTCTTCGTAATAAATATTTGATACTACTTTCGTCTCGTATTGTGGTATACATTTCGCTTTTATTTTCGTCTTCAGTAGTATGTACATACTCTTTGTATGTGAATCATTACATCGAAGCATTCTGCTGCTGCACTTCTATTTCAACATTTCTAAGCATTTTCTTTATAATTGTCACACATACATTTACAGTGAGGAACAAAATTGAATAAGAGAAACCATTTcttcattaaattattatttatttgttaggaCAGTAAGAAAAAGCTTCAGCAGCTCATAATTCTACATTTGTTGAAGCTTAAgaaatgattaatattaattaattttgttaaattttgaGAAGCAGTTATAATACTTTATTTTtaactttattatttaaaaaaacgtATATTCTTCTTTTCTTAATTCACCAATATTTTCAACAGGAATTTTTATGGAATGTTTATTACAAGAATGTTTATTGATTCTCAGttcttaattattttttatcttTCTATTTGCTGTGTATAAACCAGCGACGCTATCAATAGCTTCAGCCTTAatcgacaaaaaaatgtttttgcAAAAAcctttcttcaattttttttaatgcctTTTTAGATATTCCAGTGTTAAGTTAAAAAGAACACGTATATCATAATATTGGGCAGAGATAGTATCTATTACAATTGTCAATGTGTATTttcattgtatttattattatttactttttgTTTAGGAGAACAACAATATATCTGGTTATTCAAATCCAGAATTAGATATGATAAGTAAAGACATAGCAGAGCTTGTGCGAGAGAGACAATGTATGGAGCAAGATATCGCACAAAAAGAAGCTGACATCAAGATTAAAAACGGTGAAATCAAGAACCTGCAGAGTGAATTAGATACGCTTGCTTCAACATTAAAACAACTGGAAAATCAGAAGGGCGAAGCACAAAAAAGGTTGAATGACTTGAAAGCTCAGGTAAATGATACTGCAATTAGATACTGTAGATTTAGTAGTCTGCTTGCTTATTTGAGTAGCTTTGCTTTCATGTGAAATTAAAAACCAAtgtgtttataaaatgtatatgCAATGCTTTCATTTAGGTACATGTAAATGTATACTAAGGTATATGACTTCAAAAGTTTTATATGTCATTGTTACTTGTGATTTGCAGAGAGTATTAATACACTATAATATTACATTGCGCTATGCTTACTGCCTCTTGataaatgttttataaaataattaatgaatGAAAATAGGTGcaaaaaaatataaacaaaaatttttttatttcttatgtaGCACTACAAAAGattaattatgtatttatttacttacaaATTGTTTTCAACATTTATATACTCATTTCCTAAGCATAATTTAAGCAGATGCCTCTTTTTTGtagtaaaatataattataatataaattacacATCTATAAAATGTACAGgaactataaaataaattgaaaagaaCTATTTACTATGTTGTTTCCTTCATTATATGCTATCAGATTTCAAATATGGAGGAatcagaaattattattatgtttccTTGtgtctttatttttttttctcttgtctattttatttcaattgtcTTTCTACCGTTCTTaagaatacattttttatttatttatgagcTCTGCACTGGATATGTTctatatattgttaataattactTTATACTCACATCTGCAAAAATTGATTTTGaactttaatatttttaaattaagtgtgcatgtaataattttaaaaacttCTCTGTTAATCTTTATAATTTTACCTTGAAGGTAATGTAAATTACCACATTGTATAATATGTCATACATATtagaaagaaaaattgtatgTATATCATCTAAATATTGTATAGAATGACTTATTTAACTAACTTTGCTCATCAAACAAATGTAAGGAAAAGTGCATAGATTGAAAGTTTCATGATTTCGTAGAAGACATGTgtcgtaataataattatttgatcATTAATTGCATcgaatatttctaaattttgaAATTGTGTAATTTTTATTCGTACACTTTTTCTAAAATAGTCGAATTGGGTTTAATTGCCTTGTACATCTATTTATGACTTTATTCCTCGTTATTTATTTTAGTAAAACTTTGAATATATCGAACACTCTtaatgtattttttaatttattttctttgCGTTTAGTTTGTTCATTATCATTTAGTTTTATTATGTTTAACTTGTAGAAAACAGAAGTAGATAAAGATTTGAGTGAGGTCGAGCTGAAGATTCGTGAGGAACTAAAAAAGGTACATCGAGAGTTTCTAATTTTATTGACAGCAGGTATGATAAGAGatattcaaattttattttttatttttcatataatAAGTATTACTTTTGCTCAAAATTGATTATacgtttattattatacatgggAAGGCATAAAAAAAGGTAACAAGTTAAGATTTAAATATCTACAACAATGATGTGTACATACATGTGTAAATTATGACCTAAAAAAGAATGGTTGAATACATATGTTATTTTATGAAAagcttcatgtgtttcgagtacACTTGCATAGATAATGCTAGTGCTTTGTGGCAATGCATGGTAAAATACTGTAGTATAGATTATTATCAGAAAAACGAAATCTGCTTGCAAATTTTCACCTAAGGCTCTAATCtagtacaaattaattttataaaagtttattcacgtataattttatattatatttttatgaaatatcaATCGATGCAACAAAATTAGATTGGAGtcttaaattatacaaaaatgcATTACATTAGTTTTTCTACTTCTTATAAGTACAATTACATACTAAatctgaagatgcaattgtaaCATGATCATTTGGTGCTAACAGTATGtggttaatatacatataaatttaaATGGAAATTATTTCTCAAGATATCTTTATACAACATTTTTCTGCTTAAGTAATTTGTAGTAAACAATGTATGGTATTTTACTAAAACAGGTTGACAAGCTACGTCAACAAGCAGAAGAGCAGGAATCTGTATTACATGCTCAAGAAGAAGAACTTAATTCTAAACGGCAAGAATTAGAAGGTTTACGCCAAGAGGAACAGCAGTTGGAACAGCAACAAAACAAAAGCAGGGACCAATTAAACGAATTGACAAAAAATTTGCAGGATACTCAGTTACAAATTTGTCAAGCAAAGGCAAAAATCACTCATTTGCAAGAACAGCAACGTCAAATGAGTGATGCAATTGCACTTTATGATTCGGCACTTGCGGCAGGAGACGGCACTCTTGTACCTGATACTAGTCTGCAATTCAATCCTGAAATCGAAGATCTAGAGTGAGTTCTTGAAACATAATTTATGCAAGCGTACGAAACTTCTACTTTTACGGTCAAATACATGCAGGTACGAAACTACCGCAAGCAACGCAGATGGAGTGAAAGAAAAAAGAGCAGATTCTTTCTCGAATGCGAATGGAACAGCAACGATGGATGGATTTGACCAAGACCCCTTTGCATCGAGTAAAGCTCAAGAAGCATTTAATGCGTCAACACCAGATCCATTTGGAAGTACATTCCCATCACAACCTGCTTCGGTATGTTTTTAACTTAACTACAGCTTGTTATCAATTTATTAGGATACAAGATTTTTTAGATCTAACATATCGAAAATTTGTTTTTGTCTGTTCAACAGTTCGACCCATTTAGTGCGTTTGATAATAGTAATACGAAGCAGGATCCTTTCGATCCATTTGGAAATGGAAGACGAACCGATGGAAAACCTACAGTTACTACAGCAGTAAGTTCTAAAATcgttttaatattaaaattttgatGTGATAATAGAGGTAATagtgttaattaattattattattgattttcCTATAGGCAACAAAAGATCCTTTCGGAGATGATCCATTTGCAAATCTTCATGCTCCTACTCGCCCGGAAAGCCCTAGTCCTGCCCTTCCTCCTAAGAAAGCAAAGCAACCACCACCTCGACCAGCGCCTCCACGACCTTCTCAAGGACCTACAGGTCCTTTGAGAGCGGCACCTGCACCGCCGACACCGTCTCCAACACCAGATCCTTTTGCAAATTCTAATTCTGATCCATTTTCCTCTCAACAAGGTATTATGGATAATAATAACGGTGGTTTCACTACATCTACTGGATTCGCTGATTTTGCTAATTTCGATTCCAAGGTATGTACCCTAGTCAATTTCCAAATGACATGTGAAAGTCAAATAAAATAtgcttttattttattagtCGGTAGAATTACTATTCATTTAGCATGTAATTGTTTATTAGCCCACAACTGACTTGTTTCCTTATTTTTAAGTGTTCCCACATATCGACCTGGCCATATCCCATCTTTCCCCCTCTTCATCAGTCTTTAGtatgttatattaaatatattagcgACGTATATTTCAAACATAGCTAGTCttaataaatatgaaaatatattggCATGACTTTGATTATTATATTCCGTTTATGCGCGAAATTACGTTAAAATTTGACACATGAATTGTTGTTCTATGTCATTCCAATATATTGCAGTGTTAGTTTGTAAAATACATTTTACGATAAagattaattttattgtttgttttaaatTTAGGTAGAAGCTGCACAATTTTCAGTTTATTCATTGACCTGGCTTCTGGAGCATGCTGactacaaattaatttttttctctttgtttcagtattataatttcattttgtGATAATGCATGACATATTTTCGTCTTATTTCGTTTTTCGCACGTTAAAGAAAATGTTCGAATTCTAGGATAACAAAgaatatgatataaaaaaattaacTTGATCTTGAAATTTCGGTCACCACTAAAACCGCGCGAAATCTATTACAATCTCGTAATCTGTCCCTTTTGTAAGAACATCTTTTTCATAACTTgcaatgcaatccgtggcttccaatgagaggcgagcgcgcgaGCTCTCATTAATAGTAAACTTATCCATTATCCAGAGGATATTTTATCCTCTCTATTATCTTTATACATGTACAATTTATGTCTCCAATAGCGTTGTAAGTGCAAGTCTCCGTCTTTCCCAGTTAAAGTTTCACCGAACCATATCGTCTGTCTTTCTGAATTTTCTATTCCCATTTAATTGCATCCATTTCTCATCGTACGAAAGCCAGTGAAAATCTAAATTAGAGAACAGTTGAGATTCTTTCCTTGTGACAGGATATACACTCTGCGAATGAACTCGAACATTTTGAATGATTTTCGAACACACTTTTTAGCATTTCGACAGCAGTTAGCTATGGTCCAGCAGCCTGACGATAACCAGCGATTCTCGCGCTATTCTTTGTACCTTTTCAGTAAACGAAAATTGACCACTGAAAAAAAACCTGCTTCAGCCGGAACCAACGCTAAATCGAACGGCACCGCCCAGACCAACGAGCAGAGCACATACAACGGTATATCCAAAGCTGCCGGATTTCACAGAGGATCCCTTCAGAGATTATCGGTACGAAGACCTCTTTAATATAGCAGATCCCTTTGCCGACGACACCGAGGACTTCAATGCGAACAAAAGTAACGAAACGGGCAAGACAGATCCATTCAGTTGCGGAACATCGTCCGTTATTCCTCGCAAGAATTCGTTCACGAAAGGCTTCGAGACCGACTTCTCGAACACGTTCCCTCTAACGAAGAACAAAATCGAGAAAGACAATGCCAAGTTCGAGGCCGACTTCGTGAAAGCTTTCTCCGAGGATAATAGGAACATCGAGGCCGTTGAAACGGATGCGTTCTCCAACGCTAAGACGAAGACGATCGATCTGGACGAAGCGTTTTCAACGAAAAGTGACAAGTCGAAGAAACAAGGACAGGACTCGACGACGCATAACAGCAAGGCGAAGCCCGGCGTGAACGACAAGAAAATGAAAGCGTACATCGAGAAAGTTTGGAACGGTAACGGCACGCCGCTGGCCCTAAGCGAGGAAGAACAGGTTTTCCTGGCGGCCCAGCAGAGCTTGAAGACCGAAGAGGAGCGACGCAAGCGTAAGCAACAAGAAGAATTGGAACTGGCGTACGCGCTTGAATTGAGCAAACAAGAAAAGTCTGGGAAGTCGTAAAAATAGCTTTCGGTCGGTAGAATATTTTCCGTTTCGATTTCGTTTCTCCAGTTGACTAGTATATTTTTCGGGCACAACGACTTTGCGAATCTTGATACAAGAAACAGGACTGaagggtatatatatatatgagatacACTCACACTTCGTACGATTGTTAAataactatcgagatttcacggTCTGCACTAATTAAGGCTATGAAAAGAATGTCTGCGTCGTAAACTGCAAACTACATATAATGCTTACTTTTAATACTATTCAGCATATCATAATTGCtgtgaaaaaaaaacagaacagaAAATATTTAGACGAAGTATAGCGAGATATACGAATATCCCAAGAAAATCATAGAAGCGCGCGCgcatactatacatatatatataataataccatACGAGATCGACAAATCATTTTCATTGTGTAATGTGATCAGTTTTTGAATGTGGCCTTTTACGTTATTgtacttttttttctttcttctttcttttttttttgttattactATACATTGAAGACAGTTAATCTAACGATCAGAATGTTAAAAAGATGTTGAGATATATTATTTGACTACAAAACAAGTAAACATTTCTATGAAACTATGTAAGCCTGTTTCGGCGCTCTAGTTTACCGACGGAGGAGTCGATGAATTTTTGTAAAAAAGGGGGAAGAaggtaaaaaatatatatattcattattgCCTTGCAATGTCGAATTCTAAAGTAACGACAAATTACATACTCGCAGCTCGTTGTACACTATCGCTGAACGTAAATTAGCAATGTATAAAGGCAAACAAATATAACGGCAGATTTATGGGATCGACAATAAAACGTTGCGTAACGTACTCCGTGAGTTTTAAGCGAGGGGAATAGTAAATAAAAACAGTACATCCGTGATATAATGCAGAACGGACTTTACAGCGTCGTTATCGCAAAACGTACAGTATAACTATATACATCTGTACATTCGCAACTACATATGTACCGGCGAAGCAACGTTTCTATTTGTTGTACAATCTGCACCATAACTAATGCCCCTGTGTACAACATTGTCCGAACTTGATACGTCTTCACTCAGTATTCGTTATTAATCATGAagattgaaaaagaaaaaaaagaaagatattCGACTACATGAATGTTAACAAGTAGAATTATATATTAAgacgtataataatataaagtttATTAAAAAGTCATTGTCAGGTATGATAATATGCTCTTGAACACATTATTATGGAGTATTTAACGAAACATTTCGATTGTACATGACGAGTCGCAAGAAATCAAACCAATGTACAAGCAATTAAGTTTGAGGATCAACGAACCATGTCTTCTGAAACAGCAAAAGTCCACCGACCGATATTTTGAGAAAATGTATCTTTTTTGTTTATCTGCTTGATTTTATTATCGgttttgttttttgttaattttgtttcgttaacATTATACGTGTATTTGTTAGGATTACAATTGTAAGTATTACAAATATTAAAAAGGTGGAGTTATGCTGTTTTGAACTTCGTGGTCTCAATTTTTACAAACAATATAATGGTAACAAAGAGATCGTGATGCCGCAAGAACACCGTGAAACAAATTCAATGATATGTAACACCATGACTGGTTCTCACCACTTCGACACTCAGTATTTACATCGTCAGATAAGACAAATAAATATCTCGTTGCTGGTACAGCAGCGAATCTAAACATTTCCTGCTGAGAGATGAGTAACGGCTACGCGTACAATTGCAAACAGCACGTGAAGAAGAGGCGTGGAAGACTTTAGTCTTGTTGAAAACAACAAACGAATTGGATTACCTTGTTAATTGAATGATTTTTTATGTTTTCACAATCTGTAATCAAAACAGATTTTTCAATATTCAAGTAATGAAGTTTAGTTTTCACAAAGAATGTTGTGGATAACACTAAtactaaaaaattaaataaatgttcAAATAAATTTGATCAGTGAGTGTTTCTTGTGTATGCAGTTATAAAAGTGAGTTACTAACTTTATTAAATAATGTCACCTTCAAAATCATTCAGCTCTTGTTTGAAACATTATTGAATATAATAagctattttttttcttttttttggatAAAACTTGTATATTACTTTTACTCATAGTCAATGGTATTATATGTCATGCAACACCGGATAAAACATAAAGTTGGAGATACGGGAAGTCAGTTACAAAAACAATTGGGATCTCGTCGGATGCAAGGCATATTAACATAATTAAGCAATAGCATAATTCTTATACTTGGTAGTGTTTTCTAATTTGACGAAGATTATTagtacatttttattatattaatattattattattaatattaataatatataataatatatatatataataatagtattaataatattattattaatataattatattaaactatATTAATTAGTGTTCATTATTAGTACACTCCGGATTTTATGGAGCGCGACGGGATCCTTAATTAGCTTACCTCGACATAGTAAAATATTCTAAAAGTTTCATGTGACTTTTGTTTTCTTTGAAGTTTTCTTTCTTGAGACTCGAAGCTGTACAAGTTTCCAATTGCAAGGCAGAATATTCGCGTTTCCTTGAAGTTAACAATAGGAAAAGAATGAACGAACATTTTGTTTCTTCTTATTGGAATTTGCATTCAGACGAAagtaaggggggggggggaatggGAGGTAAAAAAGATGCGAgtaataaataatgtttatccaTGTGTTTGCCGTTGAATGAAGCGTTCAGCCTTCGATCTTAGTACGTCCCAAAGAATAACGTGTTCAATTAAATCGTAGCTCGTGTTTGTCCTGAGATTATCTTGCGTCACGTGCGTCATGCTCGGAAGTCAAACACACAAAGGGCCGCGTATATACCTTTACGTTCGTACAGATATATCTTGTAACTACACTGAAAACGTATTACACatggtgtatatatatatatattactatccgCATTCTTTGGTCGTGATTATTGTAATTGTGTTATTACTTTTATGCCGTTAAGTgacattattgtattaatattataattggcAATGGTAGTCTCTACGgaagcacacacacacatacacagacACGCTGTCATTATTTACCAGTGAAGGAGAAGAGCGAGTGTACTGTAATATCATGCTGTATTTTCTTCTTGCGAATACGGTGTAGTGATGCGTTTTTTATTGCCGCTATTgtgttcgagagagagagagagagagagagagaggtggtgTGTGTATTATGTGCGTATATACAGACAGATGCATGCTACGCTAATGGCGCGATTACACATGAACACATGGGCGAGCGTCGACAAATGTGTGCCAGAGAACGATCCATCGGCGaactgatattattattattgtcatctGTAATTCGAATAACGCGAAcagttttctctttctttcatccAAAGGGTTGAAATTAGTTTGTTTAAGTCATCCATGATATTGTGACTCCACCTGTTGTTGTCTGTAAACTAACTTCATGGTACATTTTTCTGTTTCTGGAGGACACGAAATTCAATGAAATTTCAAAGGATATCATACTCCCTAACACCGTGACAACGGAGAATTTGAAATTATTAGGCGATCTCATAAGTATTACTTTCAAGATTAATTTTAACCCTGGATAATATGTACGTATActtttttgtaatttatttaaagCCCGGGGAGTCTAGCGAACCCTAATTTTTCCTGTTAACGAGAATGTATACCTTGAGAATAAAGCTTAGAAATATTGTCCCCGATTGTTGATATCTGTGAATATGTTGAGATGAAATACAACATAAAAATATGATAGCAAGATGTACCGTACCactttttttcattctttttaaTGTCGGACCGAAACGTTTTTTCATACGATATCCATTTTTCTACGGAGTCACGGAAGCCGCAGCTTCGGTTTCCGAAAGCGAAACGACGTACGGTGAATTCTCCCTAGTAGTCCGTGTTACGGGTACGCTGGGAATTTGCCTGTGCtgttcccggaagacaactcgCACAACGACATACATTTTttcattgaaatatttaaaaactgATTTTCTTTAACATATTTTGCTGATAGCTTTCTGATTGAAATGTGAccaaacgtgatatagtttggacaaatatttctatCGGTTCCGCTGCTATTCAAAAGTATGTGGACAACATGCAATTTTTAAATGATAAAAATGCTTGAATTATTTACATTCCTTAAAATTtaagaattatatataattgaagGTCGAAAGTGTTATGATGTTCAATGTCCTGAAGCGTGCCGACAGTTTAACAAGATTTACTGTCGAAAAGTAATTAGAGCAAATTAGGCATAATGTTTTGTTACAATAATTTGTATTTTGTTATCGGTGAGATGTTTGAATCGTTAGCAGAGAATGTTCActaatgatataaaaatgaaatgcATAAATTCTTCTAG
This genomic window from Megalopta genalis isolate 19385.01 chromosome 9, iyMegGena1_principal, whole genome shotgun sequence contains:
- the LOC117224474 gene encoding Ig-like V-type domain-containing protein FAM187A, whose product is MLRCNDSHTKRTELLIDTNEFEYPRANGTLRIMHKQLWEEYYECLKRTYNEITTERMMYPIALIALEGTTVILKCPICISPMETYMNDNFEWYFDSNNSVMPSNETNKLIEESDNIIISSDDKKLIIYNIKPDQAGRYWCKLGDTLSTVYYLSIEHDSEEINIVHPDTAPHKPHAVPEKMLSKYDLLISTTWTTWTQCSTCDIVGRKNRYGYCFISSRENIKRRGTVSERYIDEQTETIDQPSSESADQTTNLSENVISKIKMALHVFRNQLPCKSEYVPNEIRDMPDVKNRKTELMIKYCKVKCSKNEIFEVRDKHGNVLESANNSAGIYSVVQGMPIPSPPVIRTVIFKKYETKAILICPGNLNTDVPITWKVNNELLHPSVIEKQSEGRIHINAQTHIIVNSLKFEDTNIYSCWQKNEIAGIIKLQVTGETELQVNYSVMILGGILIVTVFLIVFWRAFEHRKRFTIR